A DNA window from Rhipicephalus sanguineus isolate Rsan-2018 chromosome 8, BIME_Rsan_1.4, whole genome shotgun sequence contains the following coding sequences:
- the LOC119401605 gene encoding uncharacterized protein LOC119401605 translates to MRGSRQPAHFLRTSQLRVSGPGTARANPGSVRPSGRAENRTGAVTSSWLAQPDRRSALQRLSSLKSMVAWPSRFNDSTGSAVDQFLAHLPDFRGYYVEIYLDAVSAIRNREMAQLLDRTPGSKDKIAREEDGPFPGMRPTVRYSAWYGSLLVSPSAALEPLFFNGSDPLSMGAFGHLAAHELWHAALGEMPLGVAPQSDLTLGDEHLKRHQCVAELYAKAGASKRDAAKSSPESVADVVGLEVAYALYREGNGSSQPAGGGDVGNVTDVTGFTAQHLFFIASCLKWCAATPDSLSKTSLGYTTPRLRCNVPVAVLNRARVFAETFSCKNESKMVQMAAGPNCTAIEEMPMQPPRDYNITG, encoded by the exons ATGCGCGGCAGCCGCCAGCCGGCTCACTTCCTTCGCACTAGCCAGCTACGTGTTTCAG GACCTGGTACCGCAAGAGCGAATCCAGGCAGCGTACGACCATCTGGACGCGCTGAAAACAGGACCGGTGCCGTGACCAGTTCCTGGCTCGCGCAGCCGGACCGTCGCTCGGCCCTCCAGAGGCTCAGCTCCCTCAAGAGCATGGTCGCCTGGCCTTCCCGCTTTAACGACTCGACCGGCTCAGCCGTGGACCAGTTCCTGGCGCACCTGCCGGACTTCCGGGGCTACTACGTCGAGATCTATCTGGACGCCGTCTCGGCCATACGGAACCGCGAGATGGCGCAGCTCCTGGACCGGACGCCCGGCTCGAAGGACAAGATCGCCCGCGAGGAGGACGGTCCCTTCCCCGGGATGCGTCCCACGGTCCGGTACAGCGCCTGGTACGGCAGTCTCCTGGTCTCGCCCAGCGCCGCGCTCGAACCGCTGTTCTTCAACGGCAGCGACCCTCTGAGCATGGGCGCCTTCGGACACCTGGCGGCTCACGAACTCTGGCATGCCGCGTTAGGCGAGATGCCCCTGGGAGTCGCACCCCAGTCGGACCTAACCCTAGGAGACGAGCACCTCAAAAGGCACCAGTGCGTCGCCGAGCTCTATGCGAAGGCCGGAGCGTCGAAGCGAGACGCCGCCAAGAGTTCACCCGAGAGCGTGGCTGACGTCGTCGGCCTCGAGGTCGCCTACGCCCTCTACCGCGAAGGCAACGGTTCCTCGCAGCCGGCGGGTGGAGGCGACGTCGGGAACGTGACTGACGTGACGGGATTCACGGCCCAGCACCTCTTCTTCATCGCGTCCTGCCTCAAGTGGTGCGCGGCGACGCCCGACTCGCTGTCGAAGACGTCGCTGGGCTACACGACGCCCAGACTGAGGTGCAACGTCCCGGTGGCCGTATTGAACAGGGCCAGGGTGTTCGCCGAGACGTTCAGTTGCAAGAACGAAAGCAAGATGGTCCAGATGGCGGCCGGTCCCAACTGCACGGCCATCGAGGAGATGccgatgcagccgcccagggactACAACATTACCGGGTAG